The [Clostridium] celerecrescens 18A genomic sequence CGCTGCCGGTAATAGGCACTTCTGCGATTTGGATCCGTCCTTCTCCAATGGGGACAATATTTGCCATTTCATCAACAAATGCCTGCTGTTCGATGATGCTTGTCACGGCAGAAATGGCGCATACCACACTGTCAATGCCCATTTTATAGAAGAAGTCAGTTTTCTTCGGATCGGACACCAATGCAACAGTTTTTTTTATGTGGAAACGTTTTTTGCACAGTTCACAAACCACAAGATTGTCTTCATCCTTTGATGTCAGTGCAATTGCAATGTCATAAGCAGCAGCATCTGCGTCTTCTAAAACAAATGGCTTAGTCCCATCGCCGTAGATGACGGATAGTTTTTTAATTTCTGCCAGCTTCAGGCAGTCATCATAGATATCATTAATAGCGGTCACCTGATACCCACGCTTAATCAGTGAAAGAGCGAGAGATTTTGATTTACTTCTGCCGCCCACAAGCAGGACCTTCTTTTTCATTTTGTTTCCTCCTTAAGCTCACAGGCTGTTTTATCCATTTTTTCCGTGCTGCCTGTTTTGAGAAGCATTTTATCTATCTCCTTTGCAGACAAAATGGCCGGACAGATGGTGTCAATGCCGAATTCGCGGTATACACATTCCCGCTCAGGATCATACAGCCGGGCAATAACACGGTTGACCTTAAATATTTCCCGGGCGATCTGGGCAATCATCACATTGACATTATCATTATTCGTGACGACCACAAGAACGTCTGCCTTATCGATCTGCGCTTCCTGCAGAACGTCAAAATCAGTACCGTCACCGGCAACGGACAGCCCCCCGAAAGACGGTGAGAGTTTGCGGAAGGCCTCCTTATTCTTGTCAATGATAAGAACGTTTCCACTCTCCTCTGACAGAGTATTTGCAAGGTTGGCACCTAACCTTCCACATCCAACGATTATGAAATACTCAGATAAATTCTTAGATGAAACCAGTTTCATATTCATTTCCTCCTGTCCACATATCCGATGCTCTGTGCATCGGATCCTTTTGTATAATCAACCTGATGTTCTTCCGGACAATCGCTTTCGTCATAAGCAGTCCGGCCCCTGGAAAAGAATGTTCCGTAGCTGTCCAGATTTTGCCGCGCCGGCAAGTAGGAGGGGGCCAATGCCCAGGCAGCGCGGAAGTGTTTCATGGCCGCTATATGATCCCCCTCTTTTTCAAGAATCACACCAAACAGATTATGCGGCTCTGCGGCATGAGGGTATTTTCCCATTGCGTCAGATATAAGACGCTCACATTCCCTGTATTCCCCTGTGAGTGCAAGCCTTCGGACAGAAGTACAAAGCGCGTTCAGCTCTTTTTTGTTTTCAGATATTTCCAGCTCTTTCATGATCAGGCCTCCTTTGATGCCTCTTTCCTCTTTGCATGATTATCATATCGTGGATCCCGTGACCGTGGTGTGAGAGGCTGGGGCGTCCTGTGAGAAAGCTGTGAGAAAAATTAATAATTACAAAATAAAAAGACCGTCTCGGAAACCGGGACGGTCTTTTTATTCTTTCTTATTCATCTACAAGCCGGTAGCCAACTCCTATCTCAGTAAGAATGTATCTTGGTTTCGCCGGAGTCGGTTCAATCTTTCGACGAAGTCCGGCCATGAGTGCCCGAAGCGCCTGAGTATCAGTTCCGTACCCCACGCCGTAGATTTCTTTTAAAATGTACTGGGTAGTCAGCACCTTGCCTGGATTCTTTAAAAAAAGTGTCAGTAAATGATATTCAAGAGGGGTGACATGGAGTTGGTCACCTTCCAGGGATACAATACGTTTTTCCAGGTCAATGGAAAGACCTCCCACGGATAGAATTGTCTGTGCCTTAGTGACACCGATTTTGTATAAATGGCGTAATGCAACCCGGATCCGGGCCATCAGCTCTGTCGCAGAAAATGGTTTTGTCAGATAATCGTCTGCGCCGCTGTCCAGAGCTGCCGCCTTTTCCTTATCCTGATCCCGGGCTGATACAACGATGATAGGCATTTCTGACCATTCCCGTACCTTTTTAATAACCTCCATGCCGTCAAAATCTGGCAGGCCAAGATCAAGGAGCATTAGGTCGATCTGGTGAGAGACAAGAATGGATAGGGCGTTTTGTGCCGTACTTGCCGTAGTATAGGGAAAGCCTTCCTGCTTTAGGGCATAGCAGATAAAATTTCGAATTTGGGTATCATCCTCAACAACCAGGATAGTTTCATTTTTACTAGTCATTACTCTCAGCCTCCAATGGCAGGGTAAAGGTAAACTCCGCACCGCCATTCTTTCTGTTTTTTGCAGATATAGTCCCGCCGTGAGCCTTAACTATGGATTCGCATATTGCAAGTCCTAGGCCTACGCCCCTCTGTGAATCCGCCTCTTTTCCATGAGTCGTATAAAACATT encodes the following:
- a CDS encoding potassium channel family protein; this encodes MKLVSSKNLSEYFIIVGCGRLGANLANTLSEESGNVLIIDKNKEAFRKLSPSFGGLSVAGDGTDFDVLQEAQIDKADVLVVVTNNDNVNVMIAQIAREIFKVNRVIARLYDPERECVYREFGIDTICPAILSAKEIDKMLLKTGSTEKMDKTACELKEETK
- a CDS encoding response regulator — encoded protein: MTSKNETILVVEDDTQIRNFICYALKQEGFPYTTASTAQNALSILVSHQIDLMLLDLGLPDFDGMEVIKKVREWSEMPIIVVSARDQDKEKAAALDSGADDYLTKPFSATELMARIRVALRHLYKIGVTKAQTILSVGGLSIDLEKRIVSLEGDQLHVTPLEYHLLTLFLKNPGKVLTTQYILKEIYGVGYGTDTQALRALMAGLRRKIEPTPAKPRYILTEIGVGYRLVDE
- a CDS encoding potassium channel family protein; the protein is MKKKVLLVGGRSKSKSLALSLIKRGYQVTAINDIYDDCLKLAEIKKLSVIYGDGTKPFVLEDADAAAYDIAIALTSKDEDNLVVCELCKKRFHIKKTVALVSDPKKTDFFYKMGIDSVVCAISAVTSIIEQQAFVDEMANIVPIGEGRIQIAEVPITGSAPVVGKKIWEIDLPKEVIIGCILRSNTAMIPRGDTRILAGDVLVLISSSGQEIAAVKGLTGR